The nucleotide window AGACGGTGCGTGTCGCCGCCGCCCGCGACGATGGCACGCTTTTCGATTCCCCTGAGGCCGGGCGTCGTCTTGCGCGTACCGGCGATCCGTACCCCGTCGCCGATCTCCCGGCTGTTCGCCGTTCGATCGTCCGGGGTTCGTCGGGCCGCGCTCGCCTCGCGGGCGGCGTCGACGGCCGCGCGTGTTCGTGTCGCGATTCCCGAAGCGTGACTCGCGACGTTGACCGCGACGCGCTCGCCGCGGAGAACGGCCCGCGCCGGTCCGTCGACCGCCAGCACTTGCTGGCCCGCCTCGACGCGATCGCCGGTGTCGACGAGAACTTCCGTCTCGACGTCGAGATGGTCGAAGACGGCCGCGGCGGTTTCGATACCCGCGGTGACGCCGTCCTCCGTGGCGATCAATCTCCCTGCGGTCTCGCCCGGCACGTGGTTTGTCACGTCGTGATGGCCGAGATCCTCGCGCAGCCAGCGCTCGATGCGACTGCGATCAATCGGCATGGACCTCGGGATCGTCGGCAGTGTCGACGAGATGATGACAGCCCCGGGAGTCGGTGTTTTCGCGTGCGGCCCGAGTGATCAAAAGTGCTGTCACGGTCGCCGCACGGAGTTCGTAGAGCTCTCGCGAGGTACGGGTGCGGACGTAGGCATCGACCTCGCCCTTCAGCCG belongs to Halococcus qingdaonensis and includes:
- the nadC gene encoding carboxylating nicotinate-nucleotide diphosphorylase — protein: MPIDRSRIERWLREDLGHHDVTNHVPGETAGRLIATEDGVTAGIETAAAVFDHLDVETEVLVDTGDRVEAGQQVLAVDGPARAVLRGERVAVNVASHASGIATRTRAAVDAAREASAARRTPDDRTANSREIGDGVRIAGTRKTTPGLRGIEKRAIVAGGGDTHRLDCSQMVMVKENHIAEMGFESAIAHFRERASFATKIEVEVERPADGRRAADAGADIVLFDNLAPDAVAEGVAELSDDTLAEASGGITIETVPEYAATGVDVVSLGSLTHSAPALDYSFRTG